CAGTGTATTGCGTCGTTCCAAAGGGGCTTCTCAAAACACACCTAAAGGGGATGAGATTTCAGAAATGCGTTTTGCCGGATGGACACTGGATCGCATGGCACGCAAACTCATTGACCCCACAGGTACAGAGACCCCCTTAACAGCAGCACAATTTGACCTACTGACCGCCCTTGCCTGCCACCCCAATCGGGTACTGAGCCGGGACCAACTACTGGATTTGGCCCGTGGCCGGGAATCATCGCCTTTTGACCGTTCAATTGATGTCCATATCGGGCACTTGCGTCAAAAAATTGAAAAAGACCCCAAAGACCCGACCATGATCAAAACTGTTTATGGGGCAGGCTATATTTTCACCCCGACAGTGAATGTCTCCTAAATCAAACGTCGTCCTCGCGAATGCGGGGACCTTATTCACTTGAGATAAAGATTCCCAATCAAGTTGGGAATGACGCGAAGTCAGCTATTCACATTTTCAATCATCCAGCTCTCCCCACGGGCCGGGTCCTGAATATGGCTAAGTCGACTAAGCGATAAAGTTTCCACCTGAATATTAAGAGCTTTGGTCGGGGGAATATCCAGCGCTTGGGCAAGAGCTGCACGAATAGTGCCGGCATGGGTGACACAGATGATCTCCTGGCCGGGGTATTTCTTCACCAAATGCGTAATGCAGTTCTGAACACGCCTGCACAACTGTTCAAAACTTTCCCCATCCGGCGGACAATGGCCTGCCGGATCATCC
This sequence is a window from Terasakiella sp. SH-1. Protein-coding genes within it:
- a CDS encoding response regulator; the protein is MTDTGHILIVDDEPHICSLVERCLTGVGFRASSAQSGEEMKAALAKGDVDMVVLDLMLQGEDGLDLLRQIRGENEIPVIILTGMGETADMVIGLELGADDYISKPFEPRELRARVRSVLRRSKGASQNTPKGDEISEMRFAGWTLDRMARKLIDPTGTETPLTAAQFDLLTALACHPNRVLSRDQLLDLARGRESSPFDRSIDVHIGHLRQKIEKDPKDPTMIKTVYGAGYIFTPTVNVS